Part of the uncultured Desulfobacter sp. genome, GAAATCTTCAGCTTTTAGGAACCATGCTTGAAAAAAACAATTATGACACGGAGTATGCCCTGAATGGGCAACAATGTTTTGAATGGCTGGACAGAAAAGCTTTTGACCTTGTTCTTCTGGATATTATGATGCCGGGCCTGGATGGTTACCAAGTGTGCAGGCAGATTAAATCAAATTTTCATACCCGGCATATCCCAGTGATCTTTCTTACGGCCAGAACAGACATTGCCGACCTTGTCAAAGCCTTTGAAAGCGGCTGTTCGGATTTTGTCAGAAAACCGTTTATGGCACCCGAACTGCTGGCCAGAATTAAAAAGGAAGTTGAGCTTAAAATTTTAAAAGGAATTGTGCCCATATGCTCTCATTGTAAGAAAATCAGAGATGAAAAGGGGAATTGGAATCAAATGGAAGTCTATATTGGCAAGCATTCCAATGCAGAATTCAGCCATGGTATCTGCAAGGAATGTGCAAAAAAATATTATCCTGATATTTTCGAGGAATAAAAATATCATCATCACAGAGAATACGGCTTGGGCGACAAGGGACATTATTGAAGCGAGTCTGGATCGCTGGCAAGTTGAGGACCGCTTCCGTCTTAGCAAAAACAAAGACTTGCATTGATACTGCCCTCAGGTTGGCTCGATACTTTAACACCACCCCTCAATCATAAATGTTTTAAATGATGAAATGGCGATGAGAAAGAAACTTGTACTCGAAAAGGAAGAGACGATCGTGAAATTGAAAAATGCGCTCCAGGACATAAAAACCCTGGAAGGACTTGCACCTGTCCGGACTGTATTAAGGCGCATTTTCCGGATTATACCGGTAAATGACCCATGTGCCGCAGTTGATTTTTTTACTGTGGGATTTATATTCTTTTCACGCTTTGGCGAAAATGAGCTGTAAATGAAAATAACCAATATAAGTGTGGAGGAAAAATATGGCAAATCAATTTAAGACCGGTATGCTGCTGATCATGATGACCGCCTTGTTCCTGGTGCTTGGGTATCTTTTGGGCGGCCAGGCCGGCATGTTCATTGCCCTGATTTTTGCGGGTGTGATGAACGTTTCAAGTTATTGGTTTTCGGATAAGATTGTTTTGAAAATGTACCGGGCCCAGCCCCTGGAGCGCTCCCAGGCACCGGGTCTGTATGATACCGTAGCGCGCCTTGCCCGCCAGGCAGGTCTGCCCATGCCAAAGGTGTACCTGATTCCAGAATCGGCCCCCAATGCCTTTGCCACGGGCCGGAATCCCGAACATGCCGTGGTTGCCGTGACCCAGGGGCTGATGAACATGATGAACCAGGAGGAGCTTGAAGGGGTCCTGGCCCATGAACTGGGCCATGTGAAAAATCGGGATATTCTTATCTCTACCATTGTGGCCACCCTGGCCGGGGCCATCATGTGGATTGCCTCAATTGCCCGGTTTTCTGCCTTTTTCGGTGGTTCGGATGATGAGGAGGGCGGCCTTGGTTTCATTGGTGTGCTGGTGGTCTCCATGGTGGCGCCCATTGCCGCTATGATCGTTCAGATGGCCGTGTCCAGATCCCGGGAATACCTGGCCGATGCCACCGCCGCAAGTATTACAGGGAACCCCAGCGGCCTGGCTTCGGCCCTGTCAAAGCTGGGCGGCTTCAGCCGCAGCCACACCCAGGTGGATGCCAGTCCGGCAACCGCCCATATGTTTATAGTGAATCCGTTGACCGGCAGGCAGATGATGAATCTGTTTTCCACCCACCCCCCCATTGAAGACCGTGTGGCAAAACTTATGGGCTCCCGGCCGTCCGGCCCTAATTTCGGCCGGGGAAATAGAGAGGATCATTCCGGCGGCACGACCATGGAAGACCAGGGCCGGTCATTCTGGGACAATATGTCCTGATTGGCCCTATAACGCGCAAGTTGGGGCGTACCCGAATTTATAAAAAGGAGGGGTCATGGTATTTTCATTGAAAGAGATCTTAAGGCTCCAGGTTGCGCCGGCACTTGGGTGTACAGAGCCCGTGGCCGTGGCACTGGCTGCGGCCGCGGCCGCTTCCCTGATTGACCATAGGCCCTTTGACGCCATTGAAGCCTGGGTGGACCCCAATATTTTTAAAAACGGCATGGCCGTGACCATTCCGGGTTCCAACAATTTGTCGGGTTTGGATACGGCCGCAGCCCTGGGCGCATTCGGCGGTGACCCGACACGGGGCCTGGAAGCGCTGGACGCTGTGTCTGAACACATTCTGGATCAGGTGTCTGGGTTTTGTCTGGCGCCTTCCGTGCCCGTCCATCTGCTTGATGATATTCAGGGCATCTGTGTGCGGGTGCGCATAACGGCCGGCGGCCGGCAGGCCGAAGCTGAAATCAGGGAGTTTCACGACCAGATCGTCCGGCTGACCGTGGACGGAAAAGATCTTGAAACCCATCCCCTATTGTTCAAGGTGGGGCAAGACGACGCGCCCGACCGGAGTGATGTGGAAGCGTGGATCAAAGGTCTGACCCTGGATGAACTTGTGGCCCTTGTGGATCAGCTGGACGAAGAGGATCGAGCATTTCTCAAAGAGGGGGTGCAGATCAATATGCGCCTGGCGGAGCACGGCTTGAAACACGGGCCGGGGCTCGGCATCGGCAGGGCCTTTGAACGGCTGAGCCGCCAGAATCTGATCTGTAAGGATATGGTGCTTGCCGCCCGCATGCTGGCCGCTGCCGCAGCCGATGCCAGGATGGACGGGGTCAACCTGCCGGCCATGAGTTCAGCCGGCAGCGGAAATCACGGATTGACGGCTGTTCTGCCGATCTGGGCGGTGAAAGATCATCTGACCTGCTCCGAGGACGTCGTCATCGAAGCCCTGGGGCTAAGCCACATGATAACAGCCTATATCAAAGCCTACACCGGGCGGCTGACGGCCATCTGCGGTTGTTCCGTGGCCGCCGGGGCCGGTGCCGCCGCCGGCGTGGCCTATCTTTTGGGGGGCACCACGGCGCACATTGCCGGGGCCATCTCCAATATTATCGAAGATCTGGCCGGGGTGATCTGTGACGGCGCCAAACCCGGATGCGCCCTGAAATTGGCCACAGCCGCCGGAACAGCAGTTCAATCCGCCCTGTTCGCCCTCCAGGGGGTCCGGGTCCGGCCCAACGGCATCACCGGCCTATCGCCTGAACAAACAATGCAGAATATCGGTACCCTCTCCAGGGAAGGCATGATCGAAACAGACCGAACAATCCTTAAAATCATGATCGAAAAAAAATTTACCCAAAATCTGTGATTGCCCAAGCACTATGTTGTTTTTTTGGATAATCTTTCATCGAACTGTTCTTTATTAACCACAAATCGCACATGCGTCCCTTTTGAAATCAGATCAACCCCATCATGGGCCTCAACACTAAAGACCAGTTTTTTCCCCTTAACTTCCGTTAATTCCGCGACCACCCTGACCTCCAGCCCCGGGGGCGTTGCCGCCTCGTGGCTTGCGTCAATGTGAATCCCCACGGTTTGTTCCCGGGGCCAGTCAATGTGGGGATTGACGGCTTTTATACATGTCCATTCAAGCAGGCCCACTAAAAATCCC contains:
- a CDS encoding response regulator, with amino-acid sequence MACHENPPLFSILMVDDEPRNLQLLGTMLEKNNYDTEYALNGQQCFEWLDRKAFDLVLLDIMMPGLDGYQVCRQIKSNFHTRHIPVIFLTARTDIADLVKAFESGCSDFVRKPFMAPELLARIKKEVELKILKGIVPICSHCKKIRDEKGNWNQMEVYIGKHSNAEFSHGICKECAKKYYPDIFEE
- the htpX gene encoding zinc metalloprotease HtpX, which produces MANQFKTGMLLIMMTALFLVLGYLLGGQAGMFIALIFAGVMNVSSYWFSDKIVLKMYRAQPLERSQAPGLYDTVARLARQAGLPMPKVYLIPESAPNAFATGRNPEHAVVAVTQGLMNMMNQEELEGVLAHELGHVKNRDILISTIVATLAGAIMWIASIARFSAFFGGSDDEEGGLGFIGVLVVSMVAPIAAMIVQMAVSRSREYLADATAASITGNPSGLASALSKLGGFSRSHTQVDASPATAHMFIVNPLTGRQMMNLFSTHPPIEDRVAKLMGSRPSGPNFGRGNREDHSGGTTMEDQGRSFWDNMS
- a CDS encoding L-serine ammonia-lyase, iron-sulfur-dependent, subunit alpha, with the translated sequence MVFSLKEILRLQVAPALGCTEPVAVALAAAAAASLIDHRPFDAIEAWVDPNIFKNGMAVTIPGSNNLSGLDTAAALGAFGGDPTRGLEALDAVSEHILDQVSGFCLAPSVPVHLLDDIQGICVRVRITAGGRQAEAEIREFHDQIVRLTVDGKDLETHPLLFKVGQDDAPDRSDVEAWIKGLTLDELVALVDQLDEEDRAFLKEGVQINMRLAEHGLKHGPGLGIGRAFERLSRQNLICKDMVLAARMLAAAAADARMDGVNLPAMSSAGSGNHGLTAVLPIWAVKDHLTCSEDVVIEALGLSHMITAYIKAYTGRLTAICGCSVAAGAGAAAGVAYLLGGTTAHIAGAISNIIEDLAGVICDGAKPGCALKLATAAGTAVQSALFALQGVRVRPNGITGLSPEQTMQNIGTLSREGMIETDRTILKIMIEKKFTQNL
- a CDS encoding thioesterase family protein translates to MKETLKPGIRYKHKFTVPASKTVPALYPEAEEFQMMPEVFATGFLVGLLEWTCIKAVNPHIDWPREQTVGIHIDASHEAATPPGLEVRVVAELTEVKGKKLVFSVEAHDGVDLISKGTHVRFVVNKEQFDERLSKKTT